Below is a genomic region from Nocardioides panacis.
ACCGGGGAGCGCACCGGTGACCCCGGCCTGCTGATGACCCGGCTGCCGGGTGCGGTCGACCTCAGGGCCGCCGGCCCGTCCCGGCTCACCGCTCTGGCCGCGCTGCTGCTCGCCGTGCACCGTGTCGAGCCGGCTCCCGGCAGCCGGCCGCGGGAGTACCAGTCGTGGGCCGGCGAGGCCAAGTGGCACGTGCCGCCCTGGGCCGAGGACCCCGCGCTGTACGTCGAGGCCTTCGAGCGGCTGCGGTCGCCCGCCCCGTCGTACGCCCCGGTGTTCCTGCACCGCGACTTCCACCCGGCCAACGTGCTCTGGTCCGGGGACCGGGTCAGCGGGCTCGTGGACTGGGTGGAGACGTCCACCGGCCCGGCCGACCTCGACGTCGCGCACTGCGCCTCGCACCTGGCCGGCCTGCACGGCGTGCAGGCCGCCCGCACCTTCCGCCGCCTGTACGTCGACCAGGGCGGGGTGCTCGCCCACGACCCGGACGCCGCGGCGTACTGGCAGCTGCTCGACCTGGTGGCGATGCTGCCCGACCCGCTCGGCCGGGAGGGCGGCGGGACACCGGAGACGGTGGAGCGGCTGTGGCGGGACGCCGGGCGCCCGGACCTGGACGTGCGGACGGCCCGGAGCCGCCGCGAGGGGCTGCTCCGGGCCGTCCTGGGGGCCTAGCTCTCCTGGCGCCCGGTCAGGCGTCGAGGTCCTTCTCCACGAGCGCCGCGATCGCGTCGACGGCCGCCTGGTCCTCGCCGGCGACCTCGACCTGGTCGCCGCACGCCGCCCCGAGGGTCATGATCAGCAGGGAAGAGGCGGCGTCGACCGGCTCCTCGCCGGCCACGGCGAGGGTGACCTCGGAGTCGAGCTCGCCGGCCGCCTCGGAGATGATCGCCGCGGGACGGGCGTGCAGGCCGACGGAGGAGCCGACGGTGACGGTCTTGCTGGGCATACGGTGTCTCCTTGGGTGAAGGGGCGGGGGGTGAAGGGACGGGTCAGACGGGGACGGTCGCGAGCTCTTCGATCTCCTCGGAGCTCTCGGTCAGGCTCTTCAGGGCGATGACGCCGGCGGCGCCGACGAGGACACCGGCCGCCAGGGCCACCAGGTAGCCCAGGATGTTGCCCACCGCGAAGAGCACGAAGATACCGCCGTGGGGCGCCCGCACGCTGACGTCGAGGGCCATCGAGAGACCGCCGGTGACCGCACTGCCGAGCATGATGGCCGGGATGACGCGCAGCGGGTCGGCCGCCGCGAACGGGATCGCGCCCTCGGTGATGAACGAGGCGCCCAGCAGCCAGGCCGCCTTGCCGTTCTCGCGCTCCGCCGGGGTGAAGAGCTTCGGCCGGACGACGGTGGCGAGGGCCAGGGCGATCGGCGGGACCATGCCGGCGAGCATCACCGCGGCCATGATCTTGAGCTGCGGGGCGTCGGAGGCCAGCGCTGCGGCGCCGCCGACCCCGGCCGCCGCGAAGCTGTAGGCGACCTTGTTCAGCGGGCCACCCATGTCGAAGGCCATCATCAGCCCGAGGATCACGCCGAGGAGCACGGCGTTGGCGCCGCTCATGCTGTTCAGGCCGTCGGTGAGACGGGCCATCAGCCAGGCGATCGGCTTGCCGAAGACCACCAGCATCAGGACGCCGGCGACGATCGTGGTGAACAGCGGGATGACCAGCACCGGCATCAGGCCGCGGGCCCAGCCCGGCACCTTGCGCTGCGCGATCCAGTGGGCGATCACACCGGCGAGCACGCCGCCGACGATGGCGCCCAGGAAGCCGGTCTGCGGGGTCCCGAACTGCATGACGTCGGAGGCCAGGCCACCCATCACGAAGCCGGGCGCGATGCCGGGCCGGTCGGCGATCGCGAAGGCGATGTAGCCGGCGAGCGCCGGGATGAAGAACGCGAACGCGGTCTTGCCGAGGACGAAGAAGATCGCCCCGACGTAGGCGAAGAAGCCGGAGTCGAACAGCGCGTGCTTGAGGCCGAAGTCGGCCGGGTCGGGCAGGTTGGTCAGCGAGTTCTTGGACAGGATGTCCTTGAACGGGCCGACGATCTCGTAGCCGCCGAGCAGGAACGACAGGGCGATCAGCAGACCGCCGGCCGCCACGAACGGGATCATGTACGACACGCCGGTCATCAGCACCCGACGGGTGTGCGCACCCCAGGACTCGCCGCCACCGCCACCGGTGGTGACCGCGGCCCCGGCGCCGCCGCCGGCCGCACCCTCGACGCGCGGGGCGCCCGGGTCGTCGGCGTAGCGCAGCGCCTCGGCGATCATCGAGTCCGCGTCGTCCATCGGGCGCTTGACCCCGGAGGAGACGAGCGGCTTGCCGGCGAAGCGGGCCCGGTCCCGCACGCCGACGTCGACGGCGAAGATCGCGGCGTCGGCGCGGGCGATGAGGTCCGGGGCGAGCGGGGTGGAGCCCGCCGACCCCTGGGTCTCGACGGCGATGTCGACGCCGGCGCGGGCGGCGGCGGCCTCGAGGGCCTCCGCGGCCATGTAGGTGTGCGCGATGCCGGTGGGGCAGGCGGTCACCGCGACGATCGAGCGGCGGGCACCCGGCGCGGCCGGCGCTGCGGACGCGACCGGCGCCGCCGTGGGCGCGGGGGCCGGCTTCACCGGGGCCGGGTTGGCGCCGGGCGCGGAGACGACCGCACCGACCAGCTCGACGATCTCCTCGGGGCTGGACGCGCTGCGCAGGCCGTCGGTGAACTCCTTCTTCACCAGCGCGCGGGCGAGCTGGGTGAGGACCTTGAGGTGGGTGGCGTCGCCCCCGGCCGGAGCGGCGATCAGGAACGCCAGGTCGGCCGGGCCGTCCTTGGCGCCGAAGTCGGTGCCGGGGGAGAGCCGCGCGAACGCGAGCGTCGGCACGTCCACGTGCTCGGTGCGGCAGTGCGGGATCGCGATGCCGCCGGGCAGGCCGGTGGCGGAGGTCGACTCGCGGGCGAGCGCGTCCTCGGCGAGGCCGTCGGCGTTGCTGGTGCGGCCGGCGGCGGCGACCTGACGCGCCAGCGCGCGGATCACCTCGGTCTTGTCACTGCCGAGGGACACGTCCAGGGCGACGAGCCCGGGAGTGATCATCCCCTGTGACGCGGATGTGTCGGTCATCGTTTCCTCAGTTCTCTGTGTGGGCAGCCGGGTGGGACGTGGACGGGACGAGTGCGCGGACCTCGACGAGGTCCGGACGGGTGTGCGACGGGGTCGGGATCGTCGTGCCGGGCAGGGCCGCGGCGGCGCTGCCGTAGGCGACGGCAAGACGGAGGCGCTCGGCGGGCTCGAGGCCGCGCAGCG
It encodes:
- a CDS encoding PTS fructose transporter subunit IIABC; translation: MTDTSASQGMITPGLVALDVSLGSDKTEVIRALARQVAAAGRTSNADGLAEDALARESTSATGLPGGIAIPHCRTEHVDVPTLAFARLSPGTDFGAKDGPADLAFLIAAPAGGDATHLKVLTQLARALVKKEFTDGLRSASSPEEIVELVGAVVSAPGANPAPVKPAPAPTAAPVASAAPAAPGARRSIVAVTACPTGIAHTYMAAEALEAAAARAGVDIAVETQGSAGSTPLAPDLIARADAAIFAVDVGVRDRARFAGKPLVSSGVKRPMDDADSMIAEALRYADDPGAPRVEGAAGGGAGAAVTTGGGGGESWGAHTRRVLMTGVSYMIPFVAAGGLLIALSFLLGGYEIVGPFKDILSKNSLTNLPDPADFGLKHALFDSGFFAYVGAIFFVLGKTAFAFFIPALAGYIAFAIADRPGIAPGFVMGGLASDVMQFGTPQTGFLGAIVGGVLAGVIAHWIAQRKVPGWARGLMPVLVIPLFTTIVAGVLMLVVFGKPIAWLMARLTDGLNSMSGANAVLLGVILGLMMAFDMGGPLNKVAYSFAAAGVGGAAALASDAPQLKIMAAVMLAGMVPPIALALATVVRPKLFTPAERENGKAAWLLGASFITEGAIPFAAADPLRVIPAIMLGSAVTGGLSMALDVSVRAPHGGIFVLFAVGNILGYLVALAAGVLVGAAGVIALKSLTESSEEIEELATVPV
- a CDS encoding phosphotransferase family protein → MLTDAARSWAEEVLGARVAHVAALSGGVASRMLLLTTVRGEEAVLRQLVEDPWRRHAEALLSRERDVQALLAGTGVPAPRTLALDATGERTGDPGLLMTRLPGAVDLRAAGPSRLTALAALLLAVHRVEPAPGSRPREYQSWAGEAKWHVPPWAEDPALYVEAFERLRSPAPSYAPVFLHRDFHPANVLWSGDRVSGLVDWVETSTGPADLDVAHCASHLAGLHGVQAARTFRRLYVDQGGVLAHDPDAAAYWQLLDLVAMLPDPLGREGGGTPETVERLWRDAGRPDLDVRTARSRREGLLRAVLGA
- a CDS encoding HPr family phosphocarrier protein, whose amino-acid sequence is MPSKTVTVGSSVGLHARPAAIISEAAGELDSEVTLAVAGEEPVDAASSLLIMTLGAACGDQVEVAGEDQAAVDAIAALVEKDLDA